A segment of the Candidatus Pelagisphaera phototrophica genome:
CACAATCAGGTCCCTGAACGTCTTCCACCGGCACTAGCTACAGCGGATGAAAACTGGTATCCTGGAGATGTTTATAGACCTGAGACGCTCAATGATCTGAATACATTAGATAAAATCCTCCTTATATATTAGTTAAGATACTGCTATTAGGGAATTTAAAATTAGTTTTGGTTATATTTAAGCAATGAAATAAATGCGAACTGTCGTATCGCTGCCACTAAAAGCATTCTGCCAGCACTCTGATGTTGGTGTTCTGTAACAGCTAATCTTGCTGAAGCGCACCAACGGGGGCGGGGGGGCGGAAGCTTCGCAATTTATATAGATAAACAGCCCCAGAAAAAATTGTCGTGCTGAGGACTTCTGAAGCTATTATTATCCCAGCCTCCGTCTAGCAAAGGCGAGAGCCACAACACTCACTCCCAGAAGAGCTGCTGTGGAACCTGTGTCTGGGACCGCTGATGTCGATGTCGTACCCTGAGGATCGCCATAAGGATAGGATTCACTGATTCCGTCATATCCCCAGGTTAGCAACAACGAAGAAATCGCTGATGGGTCAAATGCATTGCTTCCTGACCATGTAATTGAGATCGCAGAAGTAACAGTATTTCCAGCTGAAAGAATTTCGTCAGTTAAAAAAACTAAAACGTCATGAGAGGTACCATCGATATCCACGTTGTTTAAAGAATGGAAATGATTGATGGCTTTTCCATCAATTTCTCCGCTGCCCGTACCGCTGCCATTGCCAACTACCCAGTCGGAGTTAAGTCCATTAGGATCAATTAGGTAAAAATCACTGGATCCATCCCGTGCGGGTGGAGGCGTCCCTGTTGCATCAAGGGTCGCGGACCCTGCAGGAATACTGATGGTCAATTGATCAGTAGTGAAAGTATCGATATTAAAAATCAGAACTGCCGATGCAGAATCAGGTAGCAGTGCCAAAACGAGAAATAGTTTACTAGGCTTAAAGAAATTCTTCATTTCTCGCAACAAAAGTAGCAATATTCCACCCTTTTGTCACCCTAATCGTGCTATCAGGGATTCTTGCACAATATCCAAAACTGCCTTTCATTCATTTGTGGTTTTCGCATTCAAAGCTCTCTTTGCTCTTTCATTCTCAGTGCTAGTCGCCTGTTCAACAGCCTCAATGGAGGCAAAATAAGAGGAGCCGATTCCAAGCTTTATTAAGGCAACTTACGTGCATCCGCTCCTCATCAAGGATTTTGTGGGATAGGTAAGCGACCGAGAAGTCATAGGTTAGTCCAATGGCTCGTTTTGCCACTTGCCAAGGCCAAATGACATCACCATCCTCCATCTAGGAACAGTCACCCAAAATTGAATTTCCTATCAATAATCCTTCGATAATAAAGGAAGTCTTAATAATGTAATTATGAACTCTATAGACCGAATTAACAAACTGGAGGATGATTTTATGGAGATTGACTACCTCGTTTATAGTGCTCACAAAACGGGTACCCAGTCTCTTGTTGAAACATTGCAACACAATGATTTGAAAA
Coding sequences within it:
- a CDS encoding VPDSG-CTERM sorting domain-containing protein gives rise to the protein MKNFFKPSKLFLVLALLPDSASAVLIFNIDTFTTDQLTISIPAGSATLDATGTPPPARDGSSDFYLIDPNGLNSDWVVGNGSGTGSGEIDGKAINHFHSLNNVDIDGTSHDVLVFLTDEILSAGNTVTSAISITWSGSNAFDPSAISSLLLTWGYDGISESYPYGDPQGTTSTSAVPDTGSTAALLGVSVVALAFARRRLG